A stretch of Acetonema longum DSM 6540 DNA encodes these proteins:
- a CDS encoding single-stranded DNA-binding protein, with amino-acid sequence MRVLGKIAETIGNHVTKGQQIGVTGRIDTGKYTTKEGNTRYYTQVIVPSFTFGARPQAANRNTPPDSEEIPF; translated from the coding sequence TTGCGTGTCCTCGGGAAAATTGCCGAAACCATCGGCAATCACGTAACCAAAGGTCAGCAGATTGGCGTGACCGGCCGCATCGACACCGGCAAATACACGACCAAAGAAGGCAATACGCGCTATTACACGCAGGTGATCGTACCGAGCTTTACTTTCGGGGCAAGGCCGCAGGCAGCCAACCGGAACACACCGCCGGATTCGGAAGAAATTCCGTTTTGA